In Pseudomonas abieticivorans, the genomic window CTCCAGCGTCAAGGCCGTGCCCAACCGTTTCGCTTATGCTGCCAGTAAGGCGGCGGTGGTGGGGTTGACCAAGTCGGTGGCCGCCGACTTCATTGGCCAGGGCATTCGCTGCAACGCGATCTGCCCCGGCACCGTGGAGTCGCCCTCCCTCACTGTGCGCATTGCCGAACAGGCGGCGCAGCAGGGCGTGGATCAAGCGCAGGTTTACCAGCAATTCATCAATCGCCAGCCCATGGGGCGCTTGGGCAGGGCCGAAGAAATCGCCCAACTGGCCTTGTACCTGGGCAGCGATGCCTCCAGCTACACCACCGGCGGCGTGCACGTGATCGACGGCGGCATGAGCCTCTGAAGCCGCATTTTTCAGCTCTAGGAGTACCTTATGAAATTATTGCGTTACGGTGAAAAGGGCGCGGAAAAACCCGGCCTGCTGGATGCCGAGCAGCGTATTCGCGACCTGTCTGGCCACGTTGCAGACATCGCCGGGGCAGCGCTGAGCCCGGCCAGCCTGGCCGCATTGGCAGCCATCGACCCCAACAGCTTGCCGATTGTGCCGGGCCAGCCGCGCATGGGTGCCTGTGTCGGGCAAGTGGGCAAGTTCATCTGCATCGGCCTGAACTACGCCGACCATGCGGCCGAGTCGAACATGCCCGTACCCAAGGAGCCGATCATTTTCAACAAATGGACCAGCGCCATTTGCGGCCCTAACGATGCCATCGAGATACCCCGCGGCTCGCTCAAGACCGACTGGGAGGTGGAGTTGGGCGTAGTGATCGGCAAGGGGGGGCGCAACATCGATGAAGCCAACGCCTTGGAGCACGTGGCCGGTTATTGCGTGATCAACGATGTGTCCGAGCGTGAATGGCAACTGGAACGCGGTGGCACCTGGGACAAGGGTAAGGGGTTTGACACCTTCGGCCCGTTGGGCCCGTGGTTGGTGACCCGCGATGAGGTCGCAGACCCCCATTCCCTGGACCTATGGCTGGAGGTGGACGGCCATCGCTACCAGAACGGCAACACCCGCACCTTGATCTTCAGCGTGCCGCAGCTGATCGCCTACCTCAGCCGCTGCATGAGCCTGCAACCCGGTGACGTGATTTCCACCGGCACGCCGCCAGGCGTGGGCCTGGGGGTCAAGCCTGCGCCGGTGTTCCTGCGCCCGGGCCAAACCCTGCGCTTGGGCATTGCCGGGCTGGGCGAGCAGCTTCAAGTCACGGTGCAGGCCGACTGACTCACGCCTGGCTGCGGTTCAACGTGGCGCCAGGGGCGGGGCGGGCGATCACCGTCAGCACCGCCAACGCCGCGATCACCAGGCCCGGCGAGGTGGCTAGCAGCACGCCGGTGGTGCCGGCCCCTGCCGCCAGAATCTGCCCGGCTGCCAGGGGGCCGGCCACCGAACCCAGCCGGCCAAT contains:
- a CDS encoding ureidoglycolate lyase — translated: MKLLRYGEKGAEKPGLLDAEQRIRDLSGHVADIAGAALSPASLAALAAIDPNSLPIVPGQPRMGACVGQVGKFICIGLNYADHAAESNMPVPKEPIIFNKWTSAICGPNDAIEIPRGSLKTDWEVELGVVIGKGGRNIDEANALEHVAGYCVINDVSEREWQLERGGTWDKGKGFDTFGPLGPWLVTRDEVADPHSLDLWLEVDGHRYQNGNTRTLIFSVPQLIAYLSRCMSLQPGDVISTGTPPGVGLGVKPAPVFLRPGQTLRLGIAGLGEQLQVTVQAD